A single genomic interval of Malania oleifera isolate guangnan ecotype guangnan chromosome 13, ASM2987363v1, whole genome shotgun sequence harbors:
- the LOC131145740 gene encoding receptor-like protein EIX2, whose amino-acid sequence MDGRSLIQLLHISIGLLPFAFNSEALGNERERQALLQFKQELTDNYGLLSSWGTDEANRSHCNWKGVYCSNQTGTVIKLQLAAPFVPGLGYQSLKGKISPSLLELQCLNHLDLSHNFFNFTPIPDFIGSLSNLTYLNLSFACLSGPIPHELGNLSSLLYLDLSWNSYKNVGNLEWLSHLTLLRHLDLSGVNLSEATHWQQTITKLPMLTELHLRQCNLPQTVLDSLNSSASLSVLDLYGNHLNSSIYQWLFNFSACLFDLNLSLNHLQGPIPEAFGSMFSLARIDLSFNQLQGQVPKSLGNLCGLKLLDLSWNNFSGELPELVKMLAGCTMNSLEFLDLSLNKLSGSFPDVTTFSSLRELHLYANRLNGSFPISFERSSTIQVLDLSENQIMGTLPDLTVFSLLRELYLNDNELKGPITKSIGHLHELEVLDVSSNSLEGAVSEAHLSNLSKLQILDLSFNSLILEFSSEWVPPFQLDIIRLASCRLGPHFPKWLQTQSNFFLLDISASGIEDTVPTWFWDLSPRLLYLNLSCNQISGTIPDLSLKFTAFPAIDFSSNHFNGSIPLFSPNLSSLILSKNMFSGSLLFLCGINGKVFNYLDLSYNQLSGELPDCWMQFGSLIILNLANNNLVGTIPSSMSFLLSIKSLHLQSNKLTGELPSSLKNCRDLLIVNMEGNRFSGTIPTWIGESLQKLSILSLRSNEFYGSIPLQLCRLEGLQFLDLSLNNISGAIPKCLDKLSAMNGKGSSAGVKISLTYSSYNSLTNGHITSSAAAFYVESATLVWKGRDVEYNSTLGLVKIIDFSGNKLSGEIPEEVMNLVGLVALNLSRNNLIGLISPKIGQLRKLESLDLSRNQLSGKIPTSLSDLTYLSHLDLSNNNLWGKIPLGIQLQSFEASVYMGNPKLCGSPLPNQCSDEESAEHRSETNEKRDNDLQEEHRIFMHSTGLGFILGLSGLCGSLSLNRSWRLSYFQFVSSMGDWLYPKISVLIAKLQRRIQS is encoded by the coding sequence ATGGATGGAAGGTCCTTAATCCAACTTCTCCACATCTCTATTGGGCTTTTACCATTTGCATTTAATTCTGAAGCACTGGGAAATGAAAGGGAGAGACAAGCTCTCCTCCAGTTTAAGCAAGAGCTCACTGATAACTATGGCCTTCTCTCTTCTTGGGGCACCGATGAAGCCAACAGGAGCCACTGCAATTGGAAAGGAGTCTACTGTAGCAACCAAACTGGTACAGTAATTAAGCTCCAACTCGCAGCACCCTTTGTCCCTGGACTTGGGTACCAGTCATTGAAAGGTAAGATTAGTCCTTCACTGTTGGAATTGCAGTGCTTGAATCACTTGGACCTCAGTCACAATTTCTTCAATTTCACCCCTATTCCTGACTTCATTGGCTCACTCAGCAATCTCACATATCTCAATCTCTCCTTCGCTTGCCTCAGTGGACCTATTCCTCACGAGCTTGGAAATCTTTCAAGCCTGCTTTATCTCGATCTCAGTTGGAACAGTTACAAAAATGTAGGGAACCTTGAATGGCTTTCTCACCTTACTCTCTTAAGACACCTTGACCTCAGTGGTGTTAACCTCAGTGAAGCCACTCATTGGCAGCAAACTATCACAAAGCTACCTATGCTAACAGAACTACACCTGCGCCAGTGTAATCTTCCTCAGACCGTTCTTGATTCACTTAATTCTTCGGCATCCCTCTCTGTCCTTGATCTCTATGGTAACCATCTCAATTCTTCAATATACCAATGGCTGTTCAACTTCAGTGCGTGTCTTTTTGATCTCAACCTCTCTCTTAACCACTTGCAAGGCCCGATTCCCGAAGCTTTCGGGTCTATGTTCTCCCTTGCCCGTATAGATCTCTCCTTTAATCAACTTCAAGGTCAGGTCCCAAAATCTCTAGGGAATTTATGTGGTTTGAAGTTGTTGGACCTGTCCTGGAACAATTTTAGTGGAGAGCTTCCAGAGTTGGTCAAAATGTTAGCTGGTTGCACAATGAATTCATTAGAGTTTTTGGACTTATCTTTGAATAAACTGAGTGGCTCCTTTCCCGATGTGACAACATTTTCATCTTTGAGGGAATTGCATTTATATGCTAATCGTCTTAACGGGTCTTTCCCCATAAGTTTTGAGCGATCTTCTACCATTCAGGTTCTGGACTTGAGCGAAAACCAAATTATGGGAACACTGCCTGATCTTACAGTGTTTTCTTTATTAAGAGAATTGTATCTCAATGACAACGAGTTAAAAGGTCCAATAACCAAAAGCATTGGACATCTTCACGAGCTTGAGGTTTTGGATGTCTCTTCAAATTCATTGGAAGGTGCAGTCTCAGAAGCTCATTTGTCAAATCTTTCAAAATTACAGATACTGGACTTGTCATTTAACTCATTGATTTTAGAGTTCAGCTCTGAGTGGGTTCCTCCTTTTCAATTGGATATCATAAGACTAGCATCTTGCAGGCTGGGACCTCATTTCCCAAAATGGCTTCAAACTCAAAGCAATTTTTTCTTGCTTGATATCTCGGCTAGTGGAATTGAAGATACCGTCCCAACTTGGTTTTGGGACCTATCTCCTAGATTACTATACTTGAATCTCTCCTGCAATCAGATCAGCGGTACAATTCCAGATTTGTCATTGAAGTTTACTGCATTTCCGGCGATAGATTTTAGCTCTAACCATTTTAACGGCTCAATACCGCTATTTTCTCCCAATTTGTCGTCTTTGATCCTCTCCAAAAATATGTTTTCGGGGTCACTGTTGTTCTTGTGTGGGATTAACGGCAAGGTTTTCAATTATCTCGATCTCTCATATAACCAACTATCAGGGGAGCTACCTGATTGTTGGATGCAGTTTGGAAGTTTAATCATCCTTAACTTGGCAAACAATAATTTGGTGGGAACAATTCCAAGCTCAATGAGTTTTCTACTTTCAATTAAGTCCTTGCATTTACAAAGCAACAAACTTACAGGGGAATTGCCTTCATCCTTGAAGAATTGCAGAGATCTGCTAATTGTTAATATGGAAGGGAATAGATTTTCAGGCACAATACCGACGTGGATTGGAGAAAGCCTACAAAAGTTGTCCATTCTTAGTCTACGATCGAATGAATTCTACGGAAGCATTCCTCTACAACTATGTCGCCTAGAAGGTCTGCAATTTTTGGACCTCTCTTTAAATAACATCTCGGGAGCCATACCAAAGTGCCTTGATAAATTGAGTGCAATGAATGGCAAAGGAAGCTCAGCAGGTGTTAAAATTTCCTTGACTTACTCTTCTTATAACAGCTTAACAAATGGTCATATAACAAGTTCTGCTGCTGCGTTTTATGTGGAGTCTGCAACATTAGTATGGAAAGGAAGGGACGTGGAGTATAATTCCACCCTTGGACTAGTTAAGATCATTGACTTTTCAGGAAATAAATTAAGTGGAGAAATTCCTGAAGAAGTTATGAACCTTGTAGGGCTGGTTGCCTTGAACCTATCTCGAAACAATTTAATCGGGTTAATCAGTCCGAAGATTGGTCAACTGAGAAAACTAGAGTCCCTTGACCTGTCCAGAAACCAGCTTAGTGGAAAAATTCCCACAAGTTTGTCTGATCTCACTTATCTGAGCCACTTAGACTTGTCGAATAATAACTTGTGGGGAAAAATTCCATTGGGCATTCAATTACAGAGTTTTGAGGCTTCTGTTTATATGGGAAATCCTAAACTTTGTGGATCCCCACTTCCAAATCAATGCTCAGATGAAGAATCAGCAGAACATCGGTCCGAGACCAATGAGAAAAGGGACAATGACCTTCAAGAAGAGCATAGGATATTTATGCATAGCACCGGGCTCGGTTTCATTCTGGGATTGTCTGGACTGTGTGGCTCTTTGTCACTCAACCGTTCATGGAGATTGAGTTATTTTCAATTTGTAAGCAGTATGGGTGATTGGCTCTACCCAAAAATCAGTGTTCTTATTGCCAAATTGCAGAGGAGGATTCAAAGCTGA